TTCAGGTGCAATGTACCCTATGGTTCCTCTAGCTGTACTCATTGACACTATGCTTTGATCCTTTGAACATAACTTGGCAAGACCAAAATCAGCAATCTTTGGTTTAAAATTATGGTCTAACAAGATGTTTTGGGGCTTAATATCAAAATGAAGTATTCGTTTATCACAACCTTGGTGAAGATACTCGATTCCCTTAGCTGTGCCTGTAACTATATCTAATAATTTCTCCCAACTAAGAGAACATATATTAATATCATCAGTTGACCCTCTTACTGATATGTACTTATCTAGAGAATCATTTGGTAAGAATTCATATACTAGAGCTCTTCTAAATCCATCAGCACAATAACCGACCAAACGAACCACATTAATATGGTGAATTTGACCTATTGTTGCCACTTCATTGATGAAATCCTCACCATTTTCCTTAGAAACTCTATTCAGAATCTTCACGGCAACAGATATGTCATTGGAAAGCTTCCCTTTAAATACTTCTCCATACGCTCCTTCTCCCAACTTGTCTTTGAACTCACTTGTGATATTTCTTACATCGGCATAGGTATATCTTGATGGTTTGAATGCTATGTAGTCTTCCAAAAACTTTTCGATTCTCAACCCATTTTGTCTCTTGTTTTTCCCTAAATGGCAGACATAAAAAGTTGCAAGGAACCCCAATATGATAGCAAATGAACCTGTTAATATATATTGatcaattattaaaattagtaaggtatataattaaaaaaaaaacaattatatatatatatatcaatatatactATATAGTGATTCTCAAGACACTAAATTTAAACAAGGTAGTAGTAGTGCATGTTAAAGAGTTCCAATGTGTGTaaagataatagaatatataaaatGAATGGACTACTCTTCTCATTATCAATTAGTATTCACCTTGTTTTAAATTCTAGAATTCATAATCATAATACAAATACTCACCTGAAGTCATTAATGAAACTTGAAATAAAACacctgttaaaaaaaatatagatataaataaacacacaagcttgttttatattaaaaatattagaaaattaaaaagtaataaccaatcataaattaattaaaaataccttTCATTGTATCCTTGGAACATTGGGTGGCATTGTTTGAGTTAGGCCTCTTGATCAGTGTGCATTTCTTCCCTTTAGATTCACAATATTTGCAATCCGGTTTTGACCACCATAAGTATATCCTCACTACTTCTTCCATTTTTATTGAATGGAATATTGTTGGTGGGACTTGCAAATTGTTATACATCCTGCTGCACCCAACTATATCCCCCCAGATGT
This Cannabis sativa cultivar Pink pepper isolate KNU-18-1 chromosome 6, ASM2916894v1, whole genome shotgun sequence DNA region includes the following protein-coding sequences:
- the LOC133039032 gene encoding rust resistance kinase Lr10-like, whose translation is MNMCLVKVVMIISYIYYSLFMITLVLAETQTSHECKEVRCDENGPPIRFPFRLKGKQPSHCGYDPGFDLSCTHSNQTLLHLPNLHLKLHVTKIDYEEQSLKAYNPYCIQKHNLKFLNLSNSPFFSLYSGDSMLLKCSFNESDYYGHMYSSPIPCLSDSSKYFVYAIGTYSNIWGDIVGCSRMYNNLQVPPTIFHSIKMEEVVRIYLWWSKPDCKYCESKGKKCTLIKRPNSNNATQCSKDTMKGVLFQVSLMTSGSFAIILGFLATFYVCHLGKNKRQNGLRIEKFLEDYIAFKPSRYTYADVRNITSEFKDKLGEGAYGEVFKGKLSNDISVAVKILNRVSKENGEDFINEVATIGQIHHINVVRLVGYCADGFRRALVYEFLPNDSLDKYISVRGSTDDINICSLSWEKLLDIVTGTAKGIEYLHQGCDKRILHFDIKPQNILLDHNFKPKIADFGLAKLCSKDQSIVSMSTARGTIGYIAPEVFSRNFGNVSYKSDVYSFGMLLLEIVGGRRSNNTNEIYYPEWIFNLLEEGEDLRIYIDEGGDGKIAKKLAIVGLQCIQWHPIDRPTMKVVVQMLEGNEELSMPPNPFSSTNPSKQNTKMPKRLMTTMELETIAE